The Phormidium sp. PBR-2020 DNA segment GGAACCCCTCTCCCTGAGGAAACCCTCAAACTCTGCCGTAATAGTGATTCTGTCATGTTGGCCGCCATCGGCGGTTACAAATGGGACAACCTACCCCGTCACCAACGCCCTGAAACCGGACTTCTGGGACTACGGGCGGGGTTAGGCTTATTTGCCAACCTACGTCCCGCCACCATCCTGCCTCAACTCATTGATGCCTCAACCCTGAAACGAGAGGTGGTTGAAGGCGTTGATATCATGGTGGTTCGCGAACTCACCGGCGGCATCTATTTCGGTGAACCCAAAGGGGTGTTTGAAACCGAAAGCGGCGAACAGCGAGGAGTCAACACCATGGCCTACACCAGCTCAGAAATTGATCGCATCGGCAAGGTGGCCTTTGAAACCGCCCAAAAACGGGGAGGTAAACTCTGTTCTGTCGATAAAGCCAACGTCTTAGAAGTCTCCCAACTTTGGCGCGATCGCATCACCGCCTTAGCCGCTGACTATCCCGACGTGGAACTCTCCCATCTCTACGTGGACAACGCCGCCATGCAATTAGTGCGGGCCCCCAAACAGTTCGACACCATCGTCACCGGCAACCTCTTCGGCGACATCCTCTCCGACGCCGCCGCCATGTTAACCGGCAGTATTGGCATGTTGCCCTCCGCCAGTTTAGGAGCCGACGGCCCTGGCGTGTATGAACCCGTCCATGGTTCCGCCCCCGACATCGCCGGCCAAGACAAAGCCAACCCCCTCGCTCAAGTCTTGAGTGCCGCCATGATGTTGCGCTACGATCTCAACCAACCCGAAGCCAGCGATCGCCTGGAAAAAGCCGTCATGAGCGTCTTAGATCAGAACTATCGCACCGGAGACATCATGTCCGACGGCATGAAGCTCGTCGGCTGCCAAGAGATGTCTGATGTCCTCCTCGCCGCTCTAGAGGCCTAGAAGGGGCAACTCAGAGGGGGAGAGAGACTGATGAACCTTCCCCTCTAGCCCTCCAATGGAGAGTTCCCCACCGTCAACACCGTATAACTCCCGAAAATCTTAAGGATTTCAGTGTACTTCCCGAGAGCGGCGATCGCCTCCGAGAGAACCCCCTCCTCCTCAGGAGCATCCACATCCACAAAAAAGAGATATTCTCCCAGCAGTCGTTTCGTCGGGCGTGACTCAATGCGAGTCATGTTAATCCCGTAATTAGCCAGCACCTGTAGGGGGTTGAGCAAGGCTCCGGGAGAATTTTGGGG contains these protein-coding regions:
- the leuB gene encoding 3-isopropylmalate dehydrogenase, which gives rise to MAQQYRITLLPGDGIGPEIITVAVEALKVIGKQFDLDFSFQEALIGGSAIDATGTPLPEETLKLCRNSDSVMLAAIGGYKWDNLPRHQRPETGLLGLRAGLGLFANLRPATILPQLIDASTLKREVVEGVDIMVVRELTGGIYFGEPKGVFETESGEQRGVNTMAYTSSEIDRIGKVAFETAQKRGGKLCSVDKANVLEVSQLWRDRITALAADYPDVELSHLYVDNAAMQLVRAPKQFDTIVTGNLFGDILSDAAAMLTGSIGMLPSASLGADGPGVYEPVHGSAPDIAGQDKANPLAQVLSAAMMLRYDLNQPEASDRLEKAVMSVLDQNYRTGDIMSDGMKLVGCQEMSDVLLAALEA